The Sorangiineae bacterium MSr11954 DNA segment TGAGCGCAACTGGCTCCTGGTCACGTCGTTCGTCACCGATCCGGTCGCGCACGTGAGCCACATTTTCGTGGCCTCGCCCCTTCGCGCGCGCTTGCTCGCGTACGCGGCCCGCATCGGGGCCCCCGTCGCCGTTCGCAACCGCGCGGCGGAGCTTCTGATGCAGCCGCGCGGCTCGCTTCCGCACGACGACCATTTCCATGTGCGCATCACGTGCCCGAGCGGGATGCACGAGTGCATCGAGTTCCCCATGCGCAAGGGCGGTCCGGTGTATGCGCGCGTCCCGGCGCCGCACCCACCGCATGCGCGAGGGCGCGCGAACCCCGGGAGCGTGGCGCATGGTGCGGGGCGCACGCCCTCCGCCGACCCGGCCGCGCGGCCGGCGCAGGCGGGATCGAGCCAATCCAGCAAGCCGGATCGAAAGGGTCCGACATCGGCATCCGATGCGCCCTGGTGGGATCCGCCCCCCGCGGTGCTCTCCACGCCGAGCGGCCCCGCCGATCCGGTCGACCCCATCGACGATGCGGACGGGGACCTTTAGCGCGAAGGTTCGGCGCCCGAGCTCCTTTCGAACCCGCTATCCCGCGCAAGCGCCGTGGTAGACTTCGCAAACCTATGGCAGAAACGTTGAGTTTTGCCTCATCCCAGAGTTTCGCGTCCAACGAGCATCGGGCCACCTTGGTCGGACGCGCAGCCGAGATGCACGAGCTGCACGACGCGCTCCGCAATGTGCGCGACAAGGGCCGCGCGCGCACGGTGACCATCCTCGGCGCCGCCGGGATCGGGAAGACCCGGCTGGTGCGCGACTTCTTGAGCAAGATGCGCGGCCCGCACGACAGGGCGCCGCGCGTGTTTCGCGGCAGCGCGCGCGCGGTCGACGCGGAGTTCGGGATCTTTGCGCGCATCCTCCGCGCGCGTTTTGGCTTGGTCGATGGGATGGACCCCGAGGCCGCGATGGCCCAGCTGCGGAGCCAGGTCACCACCGTCCTCGGCGACACGAATGTCGGCGACATCTGTTACTTCCTCGGCAAGCTGGTGGGCCTCGATTTTCCGCCCTCGCCCTTGATCCATGCCGTCGAAGCGGCGCCGGGCGAGGGCACGTCGGGCGCGAGCCTCTTGCGCCGCGCCATCGTCAAGCGCTTCCTCGAGGCCGACGCCGGCGCCA contains these protein-coding regions:
- a CDS encoding penicillin-insensitive murein endopeptidase codes for the protein MVPARLGLFVTVCAVILSSTAGARPAGAPRVMHSAVAMSAAAMRIGRSVGSPTTGHLIGGSHIEETPYLRVVPFYAGSDARWGLGPLVDMIERAARQVRKKYPDAVLSVGHLSRRGGGEIDRHASHESGRDADIAFYVKNYAGKPVLSDRFVPFRADGTAGTWPGAYFDDERNWLLVTSFVTDPVAHVSHIFVASPLRARLLAYAARIGAPVAVRNRAAELLMQPRGSLPHDDHFHVRITCPSGMHECIEFPMRKGGPVYARVPAPHPPHARGRANPGSVAHGAGRTPSADPAARPAQAGSSQSSKPDRKGPTSASDAPWWDPPPAVLSTPSGPADPVDPIDDADGDL